AACCTAGATAGACATTCACATTTGGTAAAACAAACTTCTGCTCACTTGCAGCCCCCATTCATTAAGTGTTATCATTCCTCTCCAGAGCTGCAAAAAAGTGGATATGTAAGTGCCAATAGAGCCATAAGAATTCCCCTAAACTGAAATGTtaagagagaggagaggagaggagaggagaggagagaagGATTACTATTGTAATTAAGAAGCTTCTCAATGAGGTCAACATGAGTCATAAGCATTCGCCTGCAGCAGTATCGGACCAACCCCAATCCATCAAGTGCATCTCTGCATACCACATAATTAAACATTAGTGCCACCAACTAATATCAACTGCAAATTCATGTTTATAATCAAAAGTAAAACAAGGTAACACCGCCCACTACCTGTCAAGATCATGCTCCAAGAATTCAAAACTCAAGCATATTTCTTAGCCGGtcaaattgtattttttagtgtttaataCTCAGAGAATACACATATACGTTCATAAGCACAGGTACAAATGACTTACAAAATTCAGCCAATATTGATCAATAATGTCTATGGACCCAAACCAAATGCAAGTGcatacaaaataaataacccGTTTCACATATGCTTTCAAATTCTCATAAATTTTGAGGTGCTTCTTCACTAACAAATTTTCTTAACAGTCTCAAGCATTAAGTTTCAAAATCACAATTATAACTTACAGTGTCATAGACAAACTCGCACCATAATCACCCACAACTACACTACCATACGCTTAGAGATTCACATCACCAAATTCGTCTCAGTGATCAAAAAAGATTCACAACATATAGTCACCACCcttatttccttaaaaaaattaacaatagtaATAGTCAGCACTCTTATTTTCTTGataattcatatttttcatgGCACTAAGAACACAGATTACAACTCAGAGCTATGCTGGCCTCATGGAAGCAGCACAACCCACACAACAGAACAGAACGCAAACAAGACAAAGGTGTACAGAGTACAGACTGCACTTTCACAAACAACCAGAACAAAAGGCTGTTCTAACTTCACTAACAATACTCAAAGCTATCTAAGAATACGCCAATTTGCACAGAGATCTTGCTTAGGATTGAGTTGGACACTTTGCCGCTGCCCCTTACATCCCTTTTGATACCTTTAAAAATTAGTTCCTCAGTCTGAACCTCACGCCCATAGGTTATGTTATTTCTTTGAATCCACAGGTGGTAAACTGTTGCCCACCAAGCCAATTTGCAGAATAAAGGTGATGTTAGTGGTGAACCAAGGTAAAAGTGATGTTACTCTAATCAAAACATGCCGTATTAGCTGTTGTGGAAAAAATTGTGAACAATATGGTGtcatagcattttttttatgaaaatattaaagcTGCCATAACTATTACTACAAAAGGCTGACAAATTGATATTGCCAAGTGTCTttttctcttaatatatagacAGTGGAAAACCTTAACCAGATGAAGCCTAAACTTTTGCTCCACTGGAGCATCAAAAGGTGAAGACAAGGGTTTGTCAAGAAAATATGAGAATAAGGGCTGTCAAGAGTCAACCCCACTATAACAGTAGGGATAACACTACCATTGGGTTTAGTGAAATCTAACTTATGGCACTTTGCACTTGTTAGTTACAGACAATAGCTACTTATATTATTAAATCCTAAAGGAATCCTTAGGGGTAAAGAAAAGAGTTGTGAGTGCCTAAAATTCAGTGGTGCTTTTTCTTTGGTACTTAGCACCCCAGCtttgtttgggttttgaatCATATCCACCCAAGTCACAAAGATAAATGCTGAAACAAGCATCTACCATAGACACCGAAAATGACACCATGCAAAAGATAGAGAGTTATACCATAAAGAGAGAGACATACAGAAAGAATATGAGTTTTAAATGACCTAATCAATTGAAGGAAGACTGTCTATAACGCTTAATTGAGCCAGGAAGAGCAAAGCAAACATCCAGACTCATTATTTTGGATGTTTCTTAAATATCAACTCACAAGCAATGCAATATCTTATCATTGATAAGTCCAAAATTTCCAAACCACAAATTAAAAGGATGAAAGTTTCTTGCCTATTCAAATCATATTTAACAGACATTTCAATTCAAATTACCACATGAAATCTatataacaattcaatataatgCAGATAACTCCAGTAATTGTCAGTATATCTAGTTTTGCAATATTTCATTTCACATCAACACTGATAATCATCGAAAGCAGCCAAATTGTCTTAGTAATttcaagatttgaatataaatGCATAAGGTCACAAGATAATATTGCTTTGAGATGCTTATCGCATTCAGTTGGCAAgaaattaataagaatttttgaaatccaaaatatgGACTTAGTAAATTTCAGATTAGAAaagaattcttctttcttttgtagtATCACAGAGGAATTTGTAGCAACACAAAAGCTTCTCCTACCAGGAATACCAACCCACTTCTAATGATTTAAAAATGAAGCAAAAGTATAGGCTTTAACTGCCAAAAAAACTATGCCAATTCTAAAAGAGCTTAAAAAGAAGCTGAAAACAGCCTTGCCAGATAGGTGCCTTAACAATCCAAGCACATGAATATATGCCAATACAATGTCCAACCGGACATATGCAATGGTTGGATATCTGAAAAATGTTCTCGctctttaaattattttagtaagTTAAGGAATATTAGTTTTGCAAAAGGAATTGGCTAGGAGAACCCACTGAAGCACAATGGAAAACAAAGGGAGAGAAGTGagaatattaataaatatgaCAGGAAAGCatcaccaaaaagtgaaaatgcactttcaaataaaaacaacaatagATGCCAACCATAACTAACAAAGTTATCGATGATCTACAAATGGGTTCTTCTAGGGAcgcaacaaaatgtcacaacattttcacaacaattgatGTGTCAATTCACcctaagttaaaataaaatgaaatattataaaatctttATACCGGGACCCACcacaactcaaaaataaaaaaaagatgctgtgaaaatgttgtgaattgttgttgttttcgGCTACTATATATAATGGAATAGTATATATAACATTGCCAAAGCAGCATTATTGTAAATATCACTGGGTTATCAATCACAAATTCAGtacatttagcaaaaaaaataccgggtaaaaaaaaaaaaaaaagttccaaatAATACAACAAGATGTTATTTTAGTTTAACATGTCATGTATTTATCTGCATAACCATTACAGTTTGCAATCATATGAGTAAACGCTTATAACAATAAGTCCCTAACAAAATAACGAAAGAGGTTCTCTCACCCTTCAGAGTAATCTGACTGTAGAAGGTCAAGATATGTGTCCCATTTGTTTCCAATTACCTatacaacacaaaaaaataaataaaatcactgACTTGGTGGAACATGAACAAGAAAACCTCCTTAACCAAATCAACAAAACCTCACTGTGAATAAATACTATATTAAAAGGTATAAACTTGGGTTTTACAATCAATAACAATGTAAGGAAAGTAAATACCTTGCCGCAGGTAAAGCAACGAACTGGAATGATCATCTTAGCGGTTGCCTTAGGTTgttcctctttctcttctcttctgtTCTGTGTCTATGTGGTTTCCGTGGGTTCTACAGGGTTCTAATTTCTGAGGAGGTTTATG
This genomic stretch from Quercus lobata isolate SW786 chromosome 3, ValleyOak3.0 Primary Assembly, whole genome shotgun sequence harbors:
- the LOC115982528 gene encoding DNA-directed RNA polymerases I, II, and III subunit RPABC5, whose product is MIIPVRCFTCGKVIGNKWDTYLDLLQSDYSEGDALDGLGLVRYCCRRMLMTHVDLIEKLLNYNTLERNDNT